One Cuculus canorus isolate bCucCan1 chromosome 2, bCucCan1.pri, whole genome shotgun sequence genomic region harbors:
- the LOC128851170 gene encoding gastrula zinc finger protein XlCGF8.2DB-like: QDEPSRSSEGPEGHPHPPLGLAPQPLEKTPLTCPECNKSFRSRSALTAHKKIHTGERPFTCTDCSKSFSRKSNLTRHERIHTGERPFVCLECGKGFRQKQILIHHQRIHTGERPFACTNCSKSFREKSSLMSHQRMHSGERPFACTSCGKRFRYGSSLTAHQHIHTGERPFHCADCGKSYSLKHHLISHQRIHTGERPFTCTECSKSFSQKSVLIAHQRIHSGEKPYNCEVCNKTFRKKCVLKKHQRVH; the protein is encoded by the exons CAAGATGAACCAAGCAGGAGCTCAGAAGGCCCAGAAGGGcaccctcaccctcctcttggCCTGGCCCCCCAGCCGCTGGAGAAGACCCCCCTCACGTGCCCTGAGTGCAATAAGAGCTTCAGGAGTCGGAGTGCACTGACCGCCCACAAGAAGATCCACACGGGTGAGCGCCCCTTCACCTGCACCGACTGCAGTAAGAGCTTCAGCCGGAAGAGCAACCTGACCAGACACGAACGCATCCACACGGGTGAGCGCCCCTTTGTCTGCCTGGAGTGTGGCAAGGGCTTCAGACAGAAGCAAATCCTGATCCaccaccagcgcatccacacgggcgagcgcccctttgcctgcaccaactgcagcaagagcttcagagagaagagcagccTGATGAGCCACCAGCGCATGCACTCTGGTGAGCGCCCCTTTGCCTGTACCAGCTGCGGCAAGAGGTTCAGATATGGGAGCAGCCTGACCGCCCACCAGCACATCCACACGGGTGAGCGCCCATTTCACTGTGCTGACTGTGGCAAAAGCTACAGCCTGAAGCATCACCTGATCagccaccagcgcatccacaccg GCGAGCGCCCCTTCACCTGCACCGagtgcagcaagagcttcagccagaagagTGTGCTCATAGCCCACCAACGCATCCACAGTGGTGAGAAGCCGTACAACTGTGAGGTGTGCAACAAGACTTTCAGGAAGAAGTGTGTCCTGAAGAAACACCAGCGGGTGCATTGA
- the LOC128851206 gene encoding translation initiation factor IF-2-like — protein sequence MCLLSPRPLSSNGPAICSPKHGRSPRLAPRHPLCPQLRRRQGRRRRKGSGAELVSLEQPRLQAGTAQSGSRCSSAWGEIARPRAAPLRSSLRAQSASALEGKWFFPAWPPPTPTQPPRLRAQCWRQRVGRSAGSQSIPVPEGSASQCPGPGEEQPRRQAGPAAPGPSAGSPAARRALPGLAGERRPRGCRVRPGGVRVGAEGAGQGAAGRAEPGVLRAADGGAVRGGGRLLLPPGVGRAGGLAAAALPGGDAGHLRNARLAGLGHR from the exons ATGTG CCTCCTCTCGCCTCGGCCGCTCTCCTCGAACGGCCCCGCCATCTGCAGCCCGAAGCACGGCCGGAGCCCCCGCCTCGCCCCCCGACACCCCCTCTGCCCGCAGCTCCGCCGCCGACAAGGACGGAGACGACGAAAGGGTTCTGGGGCGGAATTGGTGTCTCTCGAGCAGCCCAGGCTCCAGGCGGGCACAGCCCAGAGCGGCTCTCGCTGCAGCAGCGCCTGGGGGGAAATTGCGAGGCCCCGAGCGGCCCCGCTCCGGTCGAGCCTCAGAGCGCAATCAGCATCTGCTTTGGAAGGGAAGTGGTTTTTTCCGGCCTGgccgccccccacccccacgCAACCCCCCAGGCTCCGAGCCCAGTGCTGGCGCCAGCGAGTCGGAAGGAGCGCGGGGTCCCAGAGCATCCCAGTCCCGGAGggctctgcatcccagtgccccggGCCCGGGGAAGAGCAGCCCCGCAGGCAGgctggccctgcagcccccgGCCCCTCTGCGGGCAGCCCGGCTGCGAGAAGGGCACTGCCAGGCCTGGCGGGGGAGCGGCGACCCCGGGGCTGCCGGGTCCGGCCTGGCGGCGTCAGGGTTGGGGCAGAGGGGGCCGGGCAAGGCGCGGCGGGGCGAGCTGAGCCGGGCGTGCTTCGGGCTGCGGATGGCGGGGCCGTTCGAGGAGGTGGCCGTCTACTTCTCCCGCCaggagtgggcagagctggcggGCTGGCAGCGGCGGCTCTACcgggaggtgatgctggacaCCTACGGAATGCTCGCCTCGCTGG GTTGGGACACCGTTAA